One Pochonia chlamydosporia 170 chromosome 5, whole genome shotgun sequence DNA segment encodes these proteins:
- a CDS encoding glycoside hydrolase family 61 (similar to Trichoderma reesei QM6a XP_006961567.1): MLETHHLLTLLAYAITASAHGHISNVVINGVSYPGYDSPAWYGNPNAPNVFGWTISQQDNGFVSPDAFGSSDIICHREAVPAKSHVQVAAGDILTLQWTPWPDSHHGPVIDYLANCNGPCESVDKTTLEFFKIDGVGIISQGSPGTYADDVLISKNNTWEVKIPANIAPGNYVLRHEIIALHSAGSENGAQAYPQCFNLKITGSGSLKPAGVKGTALYKATDPGILVNIYTSSVNYIVPGPTLVAGLPSSVAQNPSQITASATATPGDQTGPGTPTTTLATSVKTSSGSSGGLQTVYGQCGGQSWTGPTACVGGAKCATQNAYYAQCTPA; the protein is encoded by the coding sequence ATGCTTGAAACACATCATTTACTTACTCTCCTGGCGTATGCCATCACGGCCAGTGCCCACGGCCACATCAGCAACGTCGTTATAAACGGTGTATCGTATCCCGGCTACGACAGTCCAGCATGGTACGGCAACCCCAACGCCCCCAACGTCTTTGGGTGGACAATTAGCCAGCAGGACAATGGGTTTGTCTCTCCAGACGCCTTTGGCTCCTCCGACATCATCTGCCATAGAGAAGCAGTCCCGGCCAAGTCTCACGTCCAAGTTGCTGCTGGCGATATCCTCACCCTCCAATGGACACCTTGGCCGGACTCTCACCACGGCCCTGTTATTGATTACTTGGCTAATTGCAATGGGCCGTGCGAGTCGGTAGATAAGACCACTCTTGAGTTCTTCaagattgatggtgttggcatcATATCCCAGGGCAGTCCGGGAACCTACGCCGACGATGTGTTGATCTCAAAGAACAACACCTGGGAAGTCAAGATTCCTGCCAACATCGCACCGGGGAACTATGTCCTCCGCCATGAGATCATCGCTCTGCACAGCGCTGGCTCTGAGAATGGCGCTCAAGCCTACCCACAATGCTTCAATCTCAAAATCACTGGTTCAGGGTCCCTCAAACCAGCTGGTGTCAAGGGGACGGCTCTGTATAAAGCCACCGATCCAGGTATCTTGGTCAACATTTACACGAGCAGCGTGAATTACATTGTTCCAGGACCAACTTTGGTGGCGGGACTTCCTTCATCCGTAGCTCAGAATCCTTCACAAATTACGGCTTCGGCCACGGCGACGCCTGGCGATCAGACCGGTCCCGGAACTCCTACCACTACTTTGGCCACATCTGTCAAGACTAGCTCTGGCAGCTCGGGTGGATTGCAAACTGTTTATGGCCAGTGTGGTGGTCAAAGCTGGACAGGGCCGACTGCTTGTGTTGGAGGTGCGAAGTGTGCGACGCAGAATGCGTACTATGCGCAGTGTACGCCTGCGTAG
- a CDS encoding mitochondrial fusion and transport protein Ugo1 (similar to Verticillium alfalfae VaMs.102 XP_003002932.1) — translation MTTHREGVNPLRPYYRAPVIGETADPGSASSANPFGVGNGTGTARYASKARDVLADIDYKDYLNDSSPSVIQNAKELVDELIWKYTSVLMAQPFEVAKTILQARDQDDNAAFATPDSEGLKRQNSSQAGSMYDYHDSDSEVDEPAYFTSNRPGTPTPAYNRSLSSRRAASPLQSPQVSKKPAAPEHQITIRRPDSILDVIGQLWQKDGAWGVWKGSNATFLYTVLQSLLENWSRSFLSAIFNVPDLGVKDDIDRLIDIASPYPWVSLFVAAAAAVATGVLLSPLDLVRTRLIMTPISKGQRRTLATLRALPSYLCPSTIAIPTVLNSLVHPLLTLSTPLVLRTRFMIDSQVSPMTFSVAKFFASSAAILVKLPIETVLRRGQMAVLSNPEHIRALGGKEQRLDTIVPMGRYNGTIGTMYHIASEEGTRENPNTTKAAAKKGKAKTKSLQPSHIKGQGLEGLWRGWKVNWWGLVGLWTANVVGNGGEGEF, via the exons atgACCACGCATAGAGAAGGCGTGAATCCGCTGCGGCCCTATTACAGGGCTCCTGTCATTGGCGAGACGGCGGATCCCGGCTCGGCATCGAGCGCAAACCCCTTCGGTGTGGGCAATGGTACTGGTACTGCCCGCTACGCGTCCAAAGCACGCGATGTGCTTGCCGATATCGATTACAAGGACTATCTGAATGATTCATCGCCGTCGGTGATACAGAATGCAAAGGAACTGGTGGATGAGCTGATATGGAAGTACACCTCGGTGTTGATGGCCCAGCCTTTCGAGGTCGCCAAAACCATCCTGCAAGCGAGAGATCAGGATGACAACGCTGCCTTTGCGACTCCGGACTCAGAGGGCCTAAAGAGACAAAACTCTAGTCAAGCGGGCTCCATGTATGAT TATCACGACTCCGACTCCGAAGTCGACGAACCCGCATACTTTACCTCCAACAGGCCCGGAACTCCAACCCCAGCATACAATAGAAGTTTGAGCAGCCGGCGCGCGGCTTCACCGTTACAATCGCCCCAAGTGTCCAAGAAACCTGCCGCTCCGGAGCATCAGATCACAATTCgaagaccagactcaattCTTGACGTCATCGGCCAGCTATGGCAAAAAGACGGCGCATGGGGCGTATGGAAGGGCTCAAACGCGACGTTCTTGTATACTGTGCTTCAATCATTACTTGAAAATTGGTCGAGAAGCTTTCTCagcgccatcttcaatgttcccgaTCTGGGTGTTAAGGACGATATTGATCGGCTGATTGACATTGCCTCCCCATACCCTTGGGTTTCTCTGTTTGTTGCGGCAGCTGCCGCAGTTGCAACCGGCGTGCTGTTGTCGCCGCTGGATCTTGTGCGCACAAG ACTCATAATGACCCCAATCTCTAAAGGACAGCGTCGAACGCTGGCCACCCTTCGAGCTCTACCTTCCTACCTTTGCCCGTCGACCATCGCAATCCCGACTGTTCTCAACTCTCTTGTTCACCCTCTCCTAACTCTCTCAACCCCACTCGTTCTCCGAACTCGCTTCATGATTGACAGCCAAGTATCACCAATGACCTTCTCTGTCGCCAAGTTCTTTGCGTCATCGGCAGCGATCCTGGTGAAACTACCAATCGAAACCGTGCTCCGACGTGGCCAGATGGCCGTCCTCTCTAACCCAGAACACATCAGAGCCCTTGGAGGAAAGGAACAGAGGCTCGACACCATTGTGCCTATGGGTCGATACAATGGTACCATCGGCACCATGTACCACATCGCCTCGGAAGAAGGCACTCGCGAGAACCCAAACACTACCAAAGCTGCCGCTAAGAaaggcaaagccaagaccaagtcaCTTCAGCCGAGTCACATCAAGGGGCAAGGTTTGGAAGGTCTCTGGCGAGGTTGGAAAGTGAATTGGTGGGGACTCGTTGGTCTCTGGACTGCAAACGTGGTTGGAAacggcggcgagggcgaATTCTAG